One window from the genome of Babylonia areolata isolate BAREFJ2019XMU chromosome 13, ASM4173473v1, whole genome shotgun sequence encodes:
- the LOC143289004 gene encoding glutathione reductase, mitochondrial-like, whose amino-acid sequence MHVTRLVFLHQRVCSRLFSSMPPVREKFDLIVLGGGSGGIATARRAAEFGVKAAVVEEARWGGTCVNVGCVPKKVMFNTAMHAEMIHDHKEYGFDVELKGFDWSRIKKSRDDYIKRLNGIYETNLGKSKVKTLVGHARFTEDKCVEVGGETYSADHIVIATGGRPIIPDVPGAEHGITSDGFFDLETLPKKVVVVGAGYIAVELAGIFNALGSDTSILIRYDQVLRTFDSVISTNVTNNMEAAGLKVKKRTQVKTVEKGADGRLKVDTTTGTIDDVDCLLFAVGRVPNSDTLCLQNLGVQMDPKGHIIVDEFQNTNVPNVYALGDVCGKALLTPVAIAAGRKLAHRLFDNKEDWKLNYDNIPTVIFSHPPVGTVGMSQEQAEKKFGKENVKVYESNFLPMYYAVTETKFRCQMKLVCQLPTEKVVGLHMVGQGCDEMLQGFSVAMVMGATKAQFDACVAIHPTSSEELVTMR is encoded by the exons ATGCATGTAACCAGACTGGTTTTCCTACACCAGAGGGTGTGCAGTCGACTATTTTCAAGTATGCCTCCTGTGCGAGAAAAATTCGATTTGATTGTGTTAGGAGGAGGATCTGGGGGCATCGCCACTGCAAGGAGAGCGGCGGAGTTTGGTGTGAAAGCTGCTGTGGTGGAAGAAGCACGATGGGGTGGCACATGC GTGAATGTAGGGTGTGTGCCAAAGAAAGTCATGTTCAACACAGCCATGCATGCAGAGATGATCCACGATCACAAGGAATATGGTTTTGATGTGGAGCTGAAAGGGTTTGATTGGAg tCGCATCAAGAAGTCCCGAGATGATTATATCAAGAGACTGAATGGAATTTATGAAACAAATCTGGGAAAG TCCAAAGTGAAGACGCTGGTGGGTCATGCGCGGTTCACAGAGGAcaagtgtgtggaggtggggggagagacgtaCTCCGCTGATCACATCGTCATTGCCACTGGGGGACGACCCATCATCCCGGACGTTCCTG GGGCCGAGCATGGAATCACAAGTGATGGCTTCTTTGACCTGGAAACCCTCCCAAA gaaagtggtggtggtaggagcgGGGTACATAGCAGTGGAGCTAGCAGGGATCTTCAACGCCCTTGGGTCAGACACCAGCATCCTGATCCGCTATGATCAG GTTCTGCGGACATTTGACAGTGTCATCTCCACCAACGTCACCAACAACATGGAAGCTGCTGGACTCAAGGTCAAGAAGCGAACGCAG gtgAAGACTGTGGAGAAAGGCGCCGACGGTCGGCTGAAGGTGGACACCACCACCGGCACCATCGATGACGTCGACTGTCTGCTGTTCGCTGTGGGTCGGGTCCCCAACAGTGATACACTTTGCCTCCAGAACCTG GGGGTACAAATGGATCCAAAGGGTCACATTATCGTCGATGAATTCCAGAACACCAACGTTCCCAATGTGTACGCCTTGGGAGATGTTTGTGGAAAAGCTCTCCTTACTCCTG TTGCCATAGCAGCGGGTCGCAAGCTGGCTCACCGTCTGTTTGACAACAAGGAGGACTGGAAGCTGAACTATGACAACATCCCCACCGtcatcttctcccacccccctgtgGGCACCGTGGGAATGTCCCAag AACAAGCGGAAAAGAAGTTTGGCAAAGAGAACGTCAAGGTCTACGAGTCCAACTTTCTCCCCATGTACTACGCTGTGACGGAGACCAAGTTCCGGTGCCAGATGAAACTGGTGTGCCAGCTGCCCACAGAGAAA GTGGTGGGGCTACACATGGTGGGACAGGGCTGTGACGAGATGCTACAGGGCTTCTCTGTTGCCATGGTGATGGGGGCCACCAAGGCGCAGTTTGACGCTTGTGTCGCCATCCACCCAACCTCCTCCGAGGAGCTGGTCAccatgcgatga